A DNA window from Mycolicibacter hiberniae contains the following coding sequences:
- a CDS encoding prepilin peptidase: MVAGLVVAWLTLLSGYDLRQRRLPNWLTLPAAVAVPAVAFAAGRGPAALAGAAALTGVYLVVHLVAPDGLGAGDVKLAVGLGALTGSFGADVWLLAAVSAPLLTGLCGLYTALARGGRTVAHGPSMCLASAVATGLGMR; the protein is encoded by the coding sequence ATGGTGGCGGGCCTGGTCGTGGCATGGCTGACGCTGTTGAGCGGCTATGACCTCCGGCAACGCCGCCTGCCGAACTGGTTGACGCTGCCCGCCGCCGTGGCGGTGCCCGCGGTGGCGTTCGCGGCCGGGCGGGGGCCGGCCGCGCTGGCCGGTGCGGCAGCGCTGACCGGGGTGTATCTGGTGGTGCACCTGGTCGCGCCGGACGGATTGGGGGCCGGCGACGTGAAGCTGGCGGTTGGGCTGGGGGCGCTCACCGGCTCCTTCGGGGCCGACGTATGGCTGCTGGCCGCGGTGTCGGCGCCGCTGCTGACCGGGCTGTGCGGGCTGTACACGGCGCTGGCGCGCGGCGGCCGGACCGTCGCGCACGGGCCCTCGATGTGCCTGGCAAGCGCGGTGGCAACCGGCCTGGGAATGCGCTGA
- a CDS encoding shikimate dehydrogenase: MSSTVPAEPGPRRAAVLGSPIAHSRSPQLHLAAYRALGLQDWTYERIECGAQELPALVAGLGPEWVGLSVTMPGKFAALAVADERTRRAERIGSANTLVRTATGWLADNTDVDGVAGALRTAGPVSGEAVVLGSGGTAPAAVVGLAELGVGHITVAARNPDKAARLVALATEMGVSARFCALDDPALAQAAGAAAVMVSTLPADVAARYAPVLAGVPVLLDAIYDPWPTPLAAAVSAAGGTVISGLQMLLHQAFTQVELFTGRPAPRAEMTCAIAEPA, translated from the coding sequence GTGTCCTCGACAGTTCCCGCTGAGCCCGGACCGCGCCGGGCCGCGGTACTGGGCTCGCCGATCGCCCACTCCCGCTCGCCCCAGCTGCACCTGGCGGCCTACCGGGCCCTGGGCCTGCAGGACTGGACCTACGAGCGCATCGAGTGCGGCGCGCAGGAACTGCCGGCACTGGTCGCCGGCCTCGGGCCGGAATGGGTCGGACTCTCGGTCACCATGCCGGGCAAGTTCGCGGCCCTGGCGGTGGCCGACGAGCGGACCCGGCGCGCCGAGCGCATCGGTTCGGCGAACACGCTGGTACGCACCGCGACCGGGTGGTTGGCCGACAACACCGACGTCGACGGGGTGGCCGGGGCGCTGAGGACGGCCGGGCCGGTGTCCGGGGAGGCCGTCGTGCTGGGGTCGGGCGGCACCGCCCCGGCCGCAGTGGTGGGCCTGGCCGAACTGGGAGTCGGCCACATCACGGTGGCCGCCCGCAACCCCGACAAGGCTGCTCGGCTGGTTGCCCTGGCGACCGAGATGGGCGTGTCGGCTCGTTTCTGTGCCCTCGACGACCCGGCCCTGGCCCAGGCGGCCGGTGCGGCCGCGGTGATGGTCAGCACGCTGCCGGCCGACGTCGCCGCGCGGTACGCGCCGGTGCTGGCCGGGGTGCCGGTGCTGCTGGACGCGATCTACGACCCGTGGCCCACGCCGCTGGCGGCTGCCGTCAGCGCCGCCGGGGGAACCGTGATCAGCGGCCTGCAGATGCTGCTGCACCAGGCGTTCACCCAGGTCGAGTTGTTCACCGGCCGGCCTGCGCCCCGCGCGGAGATGACTTGCGCGATCGCTGAGCCGGCCTGA
- the aroC gene encoding chorismate synthase gives MRHVLRWITAGESHGRALVAMVEGMVAGVTVTSADIAGQLARRRLGYGRGARMKFEADTVTVLSGVRHGVTLGGPIAVEIGNTEWPKWETVMSTDPVDPAVLAGEGGARNAPLTRPRPGHADFAGMLKYGFDDARPVLERASARETAARVTAATIARAFLDQALGVQVISHVISIGASEPYDGPVPQPADLAAIDASPVRAFCGQAEASMIAEIEAAKADGDTLGGVVEVVVSGLPIGLGSFTSGDDRLDSQLAAAIMGIQAIKGVEIGDGFTTARRRGTAAHDEMYPGPDGVMRSTNRAGGLEGGMTNGLPLRVRAAMKPISTVPRALATVDMATGEEAVAIHQRSDVCAVPAAGVVAEAMVALVVARAALAKFGGDSLAETRRNIEGYRRSVAERVPVADQDLASG, from the coding sequence ATGAGACACGTGTTGCGTTGGATAACTGCCGGGGAATCACACGGTCGCGCGCTGGTCGCCATGGTCGAGGGCATGGTCGCCGGGGTGACCGTCACCTCGGCCGACATCGCCGGGCAGCTCGCCCGCCGTCGGCTGGGCTATGGCCGCGGGGCGCGGATGAAGTTCGAGGCCGATACGGTCACCGTGCTGTCCGGGGTGCGTCACGGGGTCACGCTGGGCGGTCCGATCGCCGTGGAGATCGGCAACACCGAATGGCCCAAGTGGGAGACGGTGATGTCCACCGATCCGGTGGACCCGGCCGTGCTGGCCGGCGAGGGCGGTGCTCGCAATGCGCCGCTCACCCGGCCCCGGCCCGGCCACGCGGACTTCGCGGGCATGCTCAAGTACGGCTTCGACGACGCCCGCCCGGTGCTCGAACGTGCCAGCGCCCGCGAGACCGCCGCACGCGTCACCGCCGCCACCATTGCCCGGGCGTTTTTGGACCAGGCTCTGGGGGTGCAGGTGATCTCCCACGTGATCTCGATCGGCGCGTCCGAACCCTACGACGGTCCGGTGCCGCAACCGGCGGACTTGGCCGCCATCGACGCCAGCCCGGTGCGCGCGTTCTGCGGGCAGGCCGAAGCGTCCATGATCGCCGAGATCGAGGCGGCCAAGGCCGACGGCGACACCCTGGGCGGCGTGGTCGAGGTGGTGGTGTCCGGCCTGCCGATCGGACTGGGCTCCTTCACCAGCGGCGATGACCGCCTCGACAGCCAACTGGCCGCGGCGATCATGGGGATCCAGGCGATCAAGGGCGTCGAGATCGGCGACGGCTTCACCACCGCTCGCCGCCGGGGCACCGCAGCGCACGACGAGATGTACCCCGGTCCGGACGGCGTGATGCGCTCCACCAACCGGGCCGGCGGCCTCGAGGGCGGAATGACCAACGGCCTGCCGTTGCGGGTGCGTGCGGCGATGAAGCCGATCTCCACGGTGCCGCGGGCCCTGGCCACCGTGGACATGGCCACCGGCGAGGAAGCCGTCGCAATCCACCAGCGCTCGGACGTGTGCGCGGTACCGGCCGCCGGTGTGGTGGCCGAAGCCATGGTGGCGTTGGTGGTGGCACGTGCCGCATTGGCCAAGTTCGGCGGCGACTCGCTGGCCGAAACCCGCCGCAACATCGAGGGCTATCGCCGTTCGGTGGCCGAGCGGGTGCCGGTCGCCGACCAGGATTTGGCATCGGGGTAG
- a CDS encoding shikimate kinase, protein MTPRAVLVGLPGAGKSTIGRRLAKALDVEFLDTDAAIEARTGRIIADIFATDGEPEFRRIEEEVIREALAEHPGVLSLGGGAVTTPGVRDALAGHPVVFLEISAAEGIRRTGGSTARPLLAGPARAEKYRELMSQRVPLYRRLATIRVNTNRRNPGAVVRYIVSRLEAGATTGRTTPPPPAPAGAPPTPATLAARQTGGRK, encoded by the coding sequence GTGACGCCCAGAGCGGTTCTGGTGGGGTTGCCCGGGGCGGGCAAGTCCACCATCGGACGGCGCCTGGCCAAGGCCCTCGATGTGGAGTTCCTCGACACCGATGCCGCCATCGAAGCCCGCACCGGGCGGATCATCGCCGATATCTTCGCCACCGACGGCGAGCCGGAGTTCCGCCGTATCGAAGAAGAGGTGATTCGGGAGGCGCTGGCCGAGCACCCCGGCGTGTTGTCACTCGGCGGGGGAGCCGTGACCACACCCGGAGTGCGTGACGCATTGGCCGGACATCCGGTGGTCTTCCTGGAGATCAGCGCCGCCGAAGGCATCCGGCGCACCGGGGGCAGCACGGCCCGGCCGCTGCTCGCCGGTCCCGCCCGGGCGGAGAAGTACCGCGAACTGATGTCGCAGCGGGTGCCGCTGTACCGGCGGCTCGCGACGATCCGGGTCAACACCAACCGGCGCAACCCGGGGGCAGTGGTGCGCTATATCGTGTCTCGGCTGGAGGCCGGCGCGACCACCGGCCGAACGACCCCGCCGCCGCCGGCACCCGCCGGGGCGCCGCCCACGCCCGCCACCCTGGCCGCCCGACAGACCGGAGGACGCAAGTGA
- a CDS encoding endolytic transglycosylase MltG, protein MSDAKAGKRIKPAAVGPPRRRMSRTERARDSRSRRQRNRQRRLVRGLGIGAVALVLIAAVFVGSKLWHARGPVVDFTGDGGPQVLIEVREGDYTTAVGETLRNAGVIADVATFLSAAQGNSAIAAIQPGFYRLRTEIPAASAVRQLTDPANRVGKLVIPEGRQLDDTTDMKTERVTAGLFTLIAEASCLELNGERHCLTVQELRRAAEHETPEALSVPGWALGPVTRLGHDHRRIEGLITAGTWNVDPTATASTVLAKLISQSSAELDRSGLPAIAEQLGMTPYEMLVVASLVQREALPHDFAKVARVIDNRLAVPQRLEFDSTVNYPLDRQEVATTDADRAKVTPWNTYASEGLPATPICSPGRDALNAAEHPEPGDWLYFVTIDKDGTTLFTHNYQQHLNNIEMALDNGVLDSSR, encoded by the coding sequence ATGTCTGACGCCAAGGCGGGGAAGCGAATCAAGCCGGCAGCGGTCGGGCCGCCGCGGCGCCGGATGAGCCGGACCGAGCGGGCCCGCGACAGTCGGTCGCGGCGCCAGCGCAACCGGCAGCGCCGCCTGGTCCGCGGTCTTGGCATCGGGGCGGTTGCCCTGGTGCTGATCGCCGCGGTGTTCGTGGGCTCCAAGCTGTGGCACGCGCGCGGTCCGGTGGTCGACTTCACCGGCGATGGCGGCCCTCAGGTGCTGATCGAGGTCCGCGAGGGCGACTACACGACCGCGGTCGGCGAGACGCTGCGCAATGCCGGGGTGATCGCCGACGTCGCGACCTTCCTCAGTGCTGCGCAGGGCAACTCCGCCATTGCGGCGATCCAACCCGGGTTCTACCGGCTGCGGACCGAGATCCCGGCCGCCAGCGCGGTACGGCAGCTCACCGACCCGGCGAACCGGGTAGGCAAGCTGGTAATTCCCGAAGGGCGCCAGCTCGACGACACCACCGACATGAAGACCGAGCGGGTGACCGCTGGATTGTTCACGCTGATCGCCGAGGCCAGCTGTCTGGAGCTCAACGGCGAGCGGCACTGCCTGACGGTTCAAGAGCTGCGGCGCGCCGCCGAGCACGAGACTCCCGAGGCCCTGTCGGTCCCGGGCTGGGCGCTGGGGCCGGTCACCAGGCTCGGGCACGACCACCGCCGCATCGAGGGGTTGATCACCGCCGGCACCTGGAACGTGGATCCCACCGCGACGGCGTCGACCGTGCTGGCGAAGCTGATCAGCCAGAGCAGCGCCGAGCTGGACCGCTCCGGCCTGCCCGCCATCGCCGAGCAGCTGGGCATGACCCCCTACGAAATGCTGGTGGTGGCCTCGCTGGTGCAGCGGGAGGCGCTTCCGCACGACTTCGCCAAGGTGGCCCGGGTCATCGACAACCGGCTGGCGGTGCCGCAGCGGCTGGAATTCGACTCGACGGTCAACTATCCGTTGGACCGCCAGGAGGTGGCCACCACCGATGCCGACCGCGCCAAGGTGACGCCCTGGAACACCTATGCCTCCGAGGGACTGCCGGCCACGCCGATCTGCTCGCCGGGCAGAGACGCCCTCAACGCCGCCGAGCATCCGGAACCCGGAGACTGGCTGTACTTCGTGACGATCGACAAGGACGGCACCACATTGTTCACCCACAACTATCAGCAGCACCTGAACAATATCGAGATGGCGCTGGACAACGGTGTCCTCGACAGTTCCCGCTGA
- the ruvX gene encoding Holliday junction resolvase RuvX — MTSPHHRSPDRPGGPDDPGRGRRLGVDVGSVRIGVACCDPDGLLATPVETVRRHSSGSHLRRLADLADEYDVVEVVVGLPRTLADRTGSAAQDALAVADSLARVLAQRGRRAPVRLADERLSTVSAARDLHAAGVRSKRQRSVIDQAAAVTILQSWLDQRRALTGSAMPTEDDDV; from the coding sequence GTGACCTCACCCCACCATCGAAGCCCGGACCGGCCCGGCGGGCCGGACGATCCCGGCCGCGGCCGGCGGCTCGGGGTGGATGTGGGCAGCGTGCGTATCGGGGTGGCCTGCTGCGACCCCGACGGCCTGCTGGCGACCCCGGTGGAGACCGTTCGGCGGCACTCGTCCGGATCGCACCTGCGCCGGCTGGCCGACCTGGCCGACGAATACGACGTGGTCGAAGTGGTGGTGGGCCTGCCCCGGACCCTGGCGGACCGGACCGGGTCGGCCGCGCAGGACGCCCTCGCCGTGGCCGACAGCCTGGCCCGGGTGCTGGCGCAACGCGGCCGGCGCGCCCCGGTGCGGCTGGCCGACGAGCGCCTGAGCACCGTCAGCGCGGCGCGTGACTTGCACGCGGCCGGTGTGCGCTCCAAACGGCAGCGGTCGGTGATCGACCAAGCGGCCGCGGTGACGATCCTGCAGAGCTGGCTCGACCAGCGCCGGGCTCTGACCGGCTCGGCCATGCCGACGGAGGACGACGATGTCTGA